A region from the Sandaracinus amylolyticus genome encodes:
- a CDS encoding GP88 family protein — MAAVTIKLERQSALTELDRALASLTRAELVGASRRRPARAPELGSAGADDSDTLRVASEALQKSHAQLEQMAWVRAVLQRALVGNQITPVLDGRQVWLELEHPLPSVPAWNPPPHQVSLRRFQLLSWTSKMGTPSFSLPAGATTMGGTCPGANAGQSVVPLATLRRAARKVTEQIGAPVHLAQAICQHCYAEGGQYSTATVQYAQLVRLAFVSEMLTSRTSQGDLTALFDYAVKNANYYLNGRRGASDDAERSHRRRGERDCRRYFRLHDSGDFFTPVYLAVWKTVANLNPDVSFWAPSRVWVNETLREAVNVVNGPAEHSNLVIRPSAFHINEPAPDPRALGVGWAAGATTYKDALKPAGPRVSAPDGRRPPYDWDCQAYDPENELASCREARAPDGRVGCRACWTYGTRSPEGGPGGLAINYTLH, encoded by the coding sequence ATGGCTGCAGTCACGATCAAGCTCGAACGACAGTCGGCCCTGACGGAGCTCGACCGGGCCCTCGCGTCCCTCACGCGGGCGGAGCTCGTCGGCGCCTCGCGACGGCGGCCCGCACGCGCGCCCGAGCTCGGAAGCGCGGGAGCCGACGACTCGGACACGCTTCGCGTCGCGAGTGAGGCACTGCAGAAGTCCCACGCCCAGCTCGAGCAGATGGCGTGGGTTCGCGCGGTACTCCAGCGCGCGCTCGTCGGGAATCAAATCACACCGGTGCTCGATGGTCGGCAAGTGTGGCTCGAGCTCGAGCATCCCTTGCCGAGCGTGCCGGCGTGGAACCCGCCGCCTCATCAGGTGAGCTTGCGACGGTTTCAGCTGCTGTCGTGGACTAGCAAGATGGGCACGCCGTCGTTCAGTCTCCCTGCCGGGGCGACCACGATGGGCGGCACCTGTCCGGGCGCCAACGCCGGTCAATCCGTGGTGCCGCTCGCAACGCTTCGTCGAGCGGCTCGGAAAGTCACGGAGCAGATCGGCGCGCCTGTTCACCTTGCTCAGGCGATCTGCCAACACTGCTACGCGGAAGGCGGCCAGTATTCCACCGCGACGGTGCAGTACGCCCAACTCGTGCGGCTCGCGTTCGTCAGCGAGATGCTCACCTCGAGAACGAGCCAAGGCGATCTCACCGCGCTGTTCGACTACGCCGTCAAGAATGCGAACTACTACCTCAACGGGCGCCGCGGCGCCTCAGATGACGCGGAGCGCTCTCACCGACGTCGAGGAGAGCGCGATTGTCGGCGCTACTTCCGACTGCACGACAGCGGTGACTTCTTCACCCCGGTCTATTTGGCGGTCTGGAAGACGGTCGCCAATTTGAATCCAGACGTGAGCTTCTGGGCGCCGTCGCGCGTGTGGGTCAACGAGACGCTGCGCGAAGCGGTGAATGTGGTGAACGGCCCGGCCGAGCATTCGAACCTCGTGATCCGCCCGAGCGCGTTTCACATCAACGAGCCGGCACCCGATCCGCGCGCGCTCGGCGTGGGTTGGGCCGCGGGCGCGACGACGTACAAGGACGCGCTGAAGCCTGCGGGACCGCGCGTCAGTGCGCCTGACGGGAGGCGGCCGCCGTACGATTGGGATTGTCAGGCGTACGACCCGGAGAACGAGCTCGCGAGCTGTCGCGAGGCGCGAGCGCCGGATGGACGTGTCGGATGTCGCGCGTGCTGGACTTACGGCACGCGGAGCCCGGAAGGCGGACCCGGCGGGCTGGCGATCAACTACACGCTGCACTGA